From one Trifolium pratense cultivar HEN17-A07 linkage group LG1, ARS_RC_1.1, whole genome shotgun sequence genomic stretch:
- the LOC123918603 gene encoding alpha-(1,4)-fucosyltransferase, with amino-acid sequence MLVVPPKPINTITITIMLAFTFFLLFFSGFFKFPSVSPSLPPFHQSSSFTLPSTNTSSQPFTDLLSSFRKWDLQVGCAKFREKTNGVSLNHSKVVSLQQFGADSECKGFKLNHVSVLVKGWTWIPDNLDNLYSCPCGLSCLWTKSNVLADKPDAFMFETSTPPIQRRVGEPLRAYMDLEAGRRRSGREDIYISYHAEDDVQSTYAGSLFHNGRNYYVSNTKSSDILVYWSSSRCLSQRNELAKKLLGLLPHHSFGKCLNNVGGLDMALSFFPECEKDANAKPKWWDHLHCAMSHYKFVLAIENTFTESYVTEKLYYALDSGAVPIYFGAPNVMDFVPPHSIIDGRKFKSVEELASYVKAVANDPVAYAEYHAWRRCGVMGNYAKTRAVSLDTLPCRLCEAVSKKGGRNARS; translated from the exons ATGCTTGTAGTGCCACCCAAACCCATCAACACAATCACAATCACCATCATGTTAGCCTTCACTTTCTTCCTCCTCTTCTTCTCCGGTTTCTTCAAATTCCCTTCCGTTTCACCCTCTCTCCCACCCTTCCACCAATCATCATCCTTCACCCTCCCTTCTACAAATACCTCCTCTCAACCCTTCACCGATCTGCTTTCTTCCTTCAGAAAATGGGATTTGCAAGTGGGTTGTGCTAAATTCAGAGAAAAAACAAATGGGGTTTCTTTAAATCACTCAAAGGTTGTTTCTTTGCAACAATTTGGTGCTGATTCTGAATGTAAGGGTTTTAAGCTTAATCATGTTAGTGTTTTGGTTAAAGGGTGGACTTGGATTCCTGATAATTTGGATAATTTGTATTCTTGTCCTTGTGGGTTGAGTTGTTTGTGGACCAAATCAAATGTTCTTGCTGATAAGCCTGATGCTTTCATGTTCGAAACTTCTACGCCTCCGATTCAG AGACGTGTGGGAGAACCACTTCGCGCGTATATGGATCTCGAAGCTGGCCGAAGGAGATCTGGTCGAGAGGATATATACATTAGTTACCATGCTGAAGATGATGTACAGTCAACCTATGCCGGTTCTCTGTTTCACAACGGTCGAAACTATTATGTCTCCAATACTAAAAGCAGT GATATACTTGTTTATTGGTCTTCATCGCGGTGTCTCTCTCAAAGGAATGAACTTGCCAAGAAACTTCTTGGCTTGCTGCCACATCATTCTTTTGGCAAGTGCCTGAACAATGTCGGTGGTCTAGATATGGCTCTTTCGTTCTTTCCCGAGTGTGAAAAAGATGCAAATGCTAAACCAAAATGGTGGGATCATTTACATTGTGCCATGTCTCACTACAAGTTTGTTCTTGCAATAGAGAACACTTTCACCGAGAGTTACGTGACAGAGAAGTTATATTATGCGTTGGACTCGGGTGCAGTGCCTATCTATTTTGGTGCACCAAACGTCATGGATTTTGTTCCTCCACATTCAATAATAGATGGCAGAAAATTCAAATCAGTGGAAGAACTGGCTTCATACGTGAAGGCTGTAGCTAATGACCCAGTAGCCTATGCAGAATACCATGCATGGAGAAGGTGCGGTGTAATGGGTAATTATGCAAAAACACGAGCCGTTAGCCTCGACACATTGCCATGCCGGTTATGTGAGGCTGTTAGCAAAAAAGGTGGAAGAAATGCAAGAAGCTAG
- the LOC123918613 gene encoding tRNA nucleotidyltransferase cca2: MRRLILKTSLLAIPRLTPSSSFSLTQTLLLFPLHSHRPAKTLLRTKTPSFRSCTCAPMSTTTQTVRDTIELTTIEKSIFDRLLATLRHFQLQTQLRVAGGWVRDKLLGKDCYDIDIALDNMMGTEFVDKVREYLLSIGEDAQGVCVIESNPDQSKHLETARMRLFDMWIDFVNLRSEEYAENSRIPSKQTFGTAEEDAYRRDLTINSLFYNINTDAVEDFTKRGISDLKSGKIVTPLPPKTTFIDDPLRVLRAIRFGARFDFTLDEDLKVAAACDDVKNALAAKISRERIGTEIDLMISGNQPVKAITYICELTLFWTVFTLPAEYEPVISDGCDRLCISYLDNASNLIHLLGESTFTAEQRRLALYAALFLPLRNTTYSEKKAKKIPVANRIIRESIKRKAKDAEVVLDLHRSSYKLLSLIPHLASGEDIQAVDLGWMRDLIDVPVSSRARVITGFLLRELKDFWRVALLISIILHPIDISDSAEDENSKLEKQRDQFNAVENSITKLGLEKVWEVKPLINGKDIMTVLQLKGGPLVKEWLDKTMAWQLAYPSGTAEECLEWLREANSKRVKLE; this comes from the exons ATGAGACGACTCATTTTGAAAACTTCTCTATTGGCGATTCCCAGACTCACCCCGAGTTCTTCTTTCTCACTCACTCAAACCCTTCTTCTTTTTCCTCTTCACTCTCACCGTCCCGCCAAAACCCTACTACGTACCAAAACGCCATCGTTTCGAAGTTGTACATGCGCGCCAATGTCAACAACAACGCAAACTGTTCGCGACACAATCGAACTCACCACCATCGAGAAAAGCATCTTCGATAGACTTCTCGCCACTCTGCGCCATTTCCAACTCCAAACTCAGCTCCGTGTCGCCGGCGGCTGGGTTCGCGACAAG CTTTTGGGAAAAGATTGCTATGACATTGATATTGCACTTGATAATATGATGGGTACTGAGTTTGTGGATAAGGTTAGAGAGTATTTGTTGTCTATTGGAGAAGATGCGCAAGGTGTTTGTGTTATTGAGAG CAACCCTGACCAATCCAAACATTTGGAAACAGCCAGGATGCGCTTGTTTGACATGTGGATTGATTTTGTCAACCTACGGAGCGAAGAATATGCCGAGAATAGTCGCATTCCTTCTAAG CAAACATTTGGCACAGCTGAAGAGGATGCATATAGGAGGGATTTAACAATTAACAG CTTATTCTATAATATCAACACTGATGCAGTTGAAGATTTTACCAAAAGAG GAATCTCAGACCTTAAGTCTGGAAAGATAGTGACTCCTTTACCTCCAAAGACCACCTTTATTGATGACCCATTGCGAGTTCTTCGAGCCATTCGGTTTg GTGCTAGATTTGATTTTACTCTAGATGAAGATCTGAAAGTGGCTGCTGCATGTGATGATGTGAAAAATGCTCTAGCTGCTAAAATTAGCAGAGAGCGCATTGGAACAGAG ATTGATCTAATGATATCTGGAAATCAACCTGTCAAAGCAATTACTTATATTTGTGAGCTAACACTATTCTGGACTGTCTTCACTCTTCCTGCTGAGTACGAACCTGTCATTTCAGATGGATGTGACAG GCTTTGCATTTCTTACTTGGATAATGCATCAAACCTTATCCATTTACTTGGAGAGTCAACCTTTACA GCTGAACAAAGAAGGCTCGCACTTTATGCTGCTTTGTTTCTACCACTTAGAAATACCACTTATAGTGAAAAGAAGGCTAAGAAG ATTCCTGTTGCCAATCGTATCATTCGTGAGTCCATCAAGAGAAAAGCTAAGGATGCAGAAGTG GTGCTTGACTTACACCGATCGTCGTATAAATTATTATCATTGATTCCTCATCTCGCATCTGGTGAGGATATCCAAGCTGTCGATCTTGGTTGGATGAGAGACTTGATTGATGTCCCTGTTTCTTCTAGAGCCCGGGTAATAACAG ggtttctcttAAGAGAGCTTAAAGATTTTTGGCGAGTTGCACTGTTGATATCCATTATATTACATCCAATTGACATTAGTGACTCTGCTGAGGATGAGAACTCAAAGTTGGAAAAACAAAGAGATCAGTTTAATGCTGTGGAGAATTCTATAACCAAATTAG gCCTTGAGAAAGTATGGGAAGTAAAACCATTGATCAATGGAAAAGATATTATGACTGTTCTACAGCTTAAAGGAGGACCGCTTGTTAAAGAGTGG CTGGATAAAACAATGGCTTGGCAACTTGCCTATCCATCTGGAACTGCCGAGGAATGCCTTGAATGGTTGAGAGAAGCCAATTCTAAGCGAGTAAAGTTGGAGTGA
- the LOC123918638 gene encoding uncharacterized protein LOC123918638: MATTPLYRNELELFILRDLQSINDEYDNPFTQEQVDRIIKFIATDYSDRRLRIRADIAAKHVYDHVPRFVAYGYLNELLEKLVQNSPTTILENHVESFAFLIRELKGYFDGALWLIELESFLLENENFFKEVEATEEFVKEIFQDRLKSIEDEKKQCLVELQVANALSNCPLESEEEMSDDALIEYLVYSDVIKCFFEKEMEDVQAMMREVQLEMKPALEFDAKYKLDDLEFHLFAPTIIREKSNKRYIDDKLEYLCPNKGSQSSYDSTSKGSHFWQGV; this comes from the exons ATGGCTACTACACCGCTTTACCGCAACGAACTTGAACTGTTCATCCTCCGCGATCTCCAAAGCATCAACGATGAATACGACAATCCTTTCACTCAAGAACAAGTCGACAGAATCATCAAATTCATCGCCACTGATTACAGCGATCGTCGCCTTCGAATTCGTGCCGATATCGCTGCTAAGCATGTTTACGATCATGTTCCTCGATTCGTAGCGTACGGTTATCTTAACGAATTGCTTGAGAAATTAGTTCAGAATTCACCTACTACGATTCTTGAAAATCATGTTGAATCGTTCGCTTTCTTGATTCGTGAACTTAAAGGATATTTTGATGGAGCTTTATGGTTAATTGAATTGGAGAGTTTTCTGCTTGAGAATGagaatttttttaaggaagttGAAGCTACTGAGGAGTTTGTTAAGGAAATTTTTCAGGATCGGTTGAAAAGTATTGAAGATGAAAAGAAACAGTGTCTTGTGGAGCTTCAAGTAGCGAATGCTTTGTCGAATTGTCCTTTGGAATCGGAGGAGGAGATGTCTGATGATGCTTTGATCGAGTATCTTGTTTACTCCGATGTGATTAAGTGCTTCTTCGAGAAGGAGATGGAGGATGTTCAGGCTATGATGAGGGAGGTTCAGTTGGAGATGAAACCGGCTCTAGAGTTTGATGCTAAATACAAACTAGATGATCTTGAGTTCCACCTTTTTGCTCCGACGATTATTCGGGAGAAATCGAACAAAAG ATACATCGATGACAAGCTTGAATACTTATGCCCAAATAAAGGAAGCCAATCCTCTTATGACAGCACAAGTAAAGGAAGCCACTTTTGGCAAGGTGTCTAG
- the LOC123918623 gene encoding protein disulfide-isomerase 5-2, producing MKIWVVFCIVSLIHFCGAEPLTADGTVLILDESNFDSAISSFDHILVDFYAPWCGHCKRLSPELDAAAPVLANLKEPIVIAKVDADKHTRLARKYDVDAYPTVLLFNHGIPTEYRGPRKADVLVRYLKKFAASDVTVLDSDSAVNSFVEEAGTFFPVYIGFGLDSSVIEKFGIKYKKNAWFSVAKDFSEDLMVTYDFDKIPALVSLNPLYNERNTFYGPFDDEFLEAFIKQNLIPLAVPVSYETLKLMKADGRKIVLTIVDDESEESSKELVKLLKAAASANRDLIFGYVGVKQLDEFADKFDTTTKLPKMVIWDKKDDYLLVVGSESIEGEDQGTQITKFLEGYREGRTIKKTLSGPTLMQFFHRSFDIRLVYIIVFMIAVLMLIQTLGSSKDDDEYQRVPNKEKVNQPSSSTISEGESKEYKEGDKED from the exons ATGAAGATTTGGGTTGTTTTCTGTATTGTTTCGTTGATCCACTTTTGCGGTGCTGAACCATTAACAGCAGATGGAACGGTGTTGATACTCGATGAATCAAACTTTGATTCCGCTATTTCATCCTTCGATCATATCTTGGTTGATTTCTACGCTCCTTGGTGTGGTCACTGCAAGCGTCTCTCTCCTGAG TTAGATGCAGCCGCGCCTGTACTTGCAAACTTGAAGGAACCTATAGTCATAGCAAAAGTAGATGCAGACAAGCATACTCGACTTGCAAGAAAATATGATGTTGA TGCCTATCCAACCGTTTTGCTGTTTAACCATGGTATCCCTACAGAATACCGTGGACCAAGGAAAGCTGATGTACTTGTTCGTTATCTAAAGAAATTTGCTGCTTCTGATGTTACCGTTCTCGATTCAGATTCTGCTGTGAATAGTTTTGTTGAAGAAGCTGGCACTTTTTTTCCAGTATATATAGGTTTTGGGTTGGACAGTTCGGTTATAGAAAAGTTTGGCATAAAGTATAAGAAAAATGCATGGTTTTCTGTGGCAAAGGATTTTTCAGAGGATCTCATGGTAACATATGACTTTGATAAGATTCCTGCATTGGTTTCCCTTAATCCACTGTACAATGAGCGGAACACCTTTTACGGCCCCTTTGACG ATGAATTTTTGGAAGCCTTTATAAAACAAAATCTCATTCCTTTGGCCGTGCCTGTATCCTACGAGACACTTAAGTTGATGAAAGCTGATGGTAGGAAAATAGTTTTGACTATTGTGGATGATGAAAGCGAAGAAAGTTCCAAAGAACTGGTTAAGCTATTGAAGGCTGCTGCATCTGCAAATCGTGACTTAATTTTTGGTTACGTCGGAGTTAAACAGCTGGATGAATTTGCTGATAAATTTGATACCACTACTAAACTACCAAAAATGGTCATTTGGGATAAAAAAGATGATTATCTTTTG GTTGTTGGTTCAGAAAGCATTGAGGGAGAGGATCAAGGAACTCAAATCACTAAATTTCTTGAAGGATACAGAGAAGGAAGAACCATAAAGAAAACACTTAGTGGACCAACACTGATGCAATTTTTCCATAGATCTTTTGACATTAGGCTGGtgtatattattgtttttatgattGCAGTGCTAATGCTTATTCAAACCCTAGGTAGTAGtaaagatgatgatgaatatCAAAGAGTaccaaacaaagaaaaggttAATCAACCAAGCAGCTCTACTATATCAGAAGGTGAAAGCAAAGAGTATAAAGAAGGTGACAAAGAAGATTAG
- the LOC123918630 gene encoding receptor homology region, transmembrane domain- and RING domain-containing protein 2-like, with the protein MGTSNLRLFFFSLLSFCAMAAAKVVLIGNNTTLSFDDIEANFSPSVKGSGEYGALFLAEPLDACTQLTNKAIQLPNDSSPFVLMIRGGCSFEDKVRVAQNAGYKAAIVYDNEDGGILVAMAGNSAGIRIHAVFVSKASGEILMKYTGLTNVETWLIPTFENSAWSIMAISFISLLAMSAVLATCFFVRRHRIRRGPRGSSHVREFHGMSSRLVKAMPSLIFTSALEDNCTSRTCAICLEDYCVGEKLRILPCCHKFHAACVDSWLTSWRTFCPVCKRDARTGLSDPPPSESTPLLSSTPSSVTSSFVSSMRSSFASSSAIQIVSQSPSASRNHSLASTPYMQPSLRSYRQSPSLSVSRSSVDLRNASQRSLASHMNSPRSIGYPSLSSLNSRYMSSHMPSPSNGSVSFLASSSHQQHPLRYSESASSFSPFASANSLPDC; encoded by the exons ATGGGTACCTCAAATCTTCGcttatttttcttctctctGCTGAGTTTCTGTGCCATGGCGGCTGCTAAGGTCGTGCTGATTGGGAACAACACCACTCTTTCATTCGATGATATTGAAGCTAATTTCT CTCCGTCAGTTAAAGGGTCTGGAGAATATGGAGCCTTATTCTTGGCAGAGCCGCTTGATGCATGTACACAACTTACAAATAAAGCTATACAACTTCCCAATGATAGTTCACCTTTTGTTTTGATGATTAGAGGAGGGTGTAGCTTTGAGGACAAGGTTAGGGTCGCACAAAATGCTGGCTACAAAGCTGCAATTGTCTATGACAATGAAGATGGTGGCATCCTGGTTGCAA TGGCAGGAAATTCTGCTGGTATTAGAATACATGCGGTATTTGTATCAAAAGCTTCGGGTGAAATACTAATGAAATACACTGGTTTGACTAATGTGGAAACATGGCTCATTCCAACTTTTGAAAACTCAGCATGGTCTATCATGGCGATTTCATTTATTTCCCTGCTAGCTATGTCTGCAGTGCTGGCCACTTGTTTCTTCGTCCGCAGGCATCGCATAAGAAGAGGGCCTCGAGGTTCTTCTCATGTCCGTGAATTTCATGGTATGAGTAGTCGTCTAGTGAAAGCAATGCCAAGTTTGATTTTTACTTCTGCTTTGGAAGATAACTGCACATCAAGAACATGTGCTATCTGCCTTGAAGACTATTGCGTTGGAGAGAAACTCAGGATTCTGCCCTGCTGTCACA AGTTTCATGCTGCCTGTGTGGATTCTTGGCTTACTTCGTGGAGAACCTTTTGCCCAGTTTGCAAGCGTGATGCAAGAACAGGTCTGTCTGATCCACCACCTTCAGAATCCACACCTCTGCTGTCATCAACGCCGTCATCTGTGACATCTTCTTTCGTGTCTTCTATGAGGTCAtcgtttgcttcttcttctgcAATACAAATTGTTTCACAGTCGCCGTCTGCTTCTCGTAACCACTCTTTAGCTAGTACCCCTTACATGCAACCATCTCTAAGGTCCTACCGCCAGTCCCCCTCCCTGAGCGTCAGCCGTAGCTCCGTAGATCTTAGGAATGCATCCCAAAGATCTCTAGCTTCACACATGAATTCACCGCGTTCCATCGGTTATCCATCTTTATCATCTCTTAACTCAAGGTACATGTCTTCACACATGCCAAGTCCAAGCAATGGTTCAGTTAGTTTCCTCGCTTCATCCAGTCACCAGCAACATCCACTCCGTTATAGCGAGTCAGCGTCAAGCTTCTCGCCATTTGCGTCTGCCAACTCCCTTCCGGATTGTTGA
- the LOC123918648 gene encoding elongation factor 1-alpha-like: MGKEKVHINIVVIGHVDSGKSTTTGHLIYKLGGIDKRVIERFEKEAAEMNKRSFKYAWVLDKLKAERERGITIDIALWKFETTKYYCTVIDAPGHRDFIKNMITGTSQADCAVLIIDSTTGGFEAGISKDGQTREHALLAFTLGVKQMICCCNKMDATTPKYSKGRYDEIVKEVSSYLKKVGYNPDKIPFVPISGFEGDNMIERSTNLDWYKGPTLLEALDQINEPKRPSDKPLRLPLQDVYKIGGIGTVPVGRVETGFLKPGMVVTFAPTGLTTEVKSVEMHHEALQEALPGDNVGFNVKNVAVKDLKRGYVASNSKDNPAKEAANFTSQVIIMNHPGQIGNGYAPVLDCHTSHIAVKFAELVTKIDRRSGKEIEKEPKFLKNGDAGIIKMIPTKPMVAETFSEYPPLGRFAVRDMRQTVAVGVIKAVEKKEPSGGPKPKKK; the protein is encoded by the exons ATGGGTAAGGAAAAGGTTCATATTAACATTGTGGTGATTGGCCATGTCGATTCTGGGAAATCAACTACAACTGGTCACTTGATCTACAAGCTTGGTGGCATTGACAAGCGTGTGATTGAGAGGTTTGAAAAAGAAGCTGCTGAGATGAACAAGCGTTCATTCAAGTATGCTTGGGTTCTTGACAAGCTTAAGGCCGAGCGTGAAAGAGGTATCACAATTGACATTGCATTGTGGAAGTTTGAGACAACTAAGTACTACTGCACTGTCATTGATGCCCCCGGACACAGGGATTTCATTAAGAACATGATTACTGGTACATCCCAAGCTGATTGTGCTGTTCTCATCATTGATTCCACTACTGGTGGTTTTGAAGCTGGTATTTCTAAAGACGGACAGACCCGTGAACATGCTCTCCTTGCTTTCACTCTTGGTGTCAAGCAAATGATCTGCTGCTGCAACAAG ATGGATGCCACTACACCCAAGTACTCTAAGGGTAGGTATGATGAAATTGTGAAGGAAGTTTCATCCTATTTGAAGAAGGTTGGCTATAACCCAGATAAAATTCCATTTGTTCCCATCTCTGGTTTTGAGGGAGACAACATGATTGAGCGCTCTACCAATCTTGACTGGTACAAAGGTCCAACCCTTCTTGAGGCCCTTGACCAAATCAATGAGCCTAAGAGGCCATCAGACAAGCCCCTCCGATTACCACTTCAGGATGTCTACAAGATTGGAGGAATTGGAACTGTGCCTGTCGGACGTGTTGAGACTGGTTTCTTGAAACCTGGAATGGTGGTGACTTTTGCACCAACTGGACTGACTACTGAAGTCAAGTCCGTAGAGATGCACCATGAAGCTCTCCAAGAGGCCCTACCCGGTGACAATGTGGGATTCAATGTTAAGAATGTTGCTGTTAAGGATCTTAAGCGTGGTTATGTTGCCTCAAACTCCAAGGATAACCCGGCAAAGGAGGCTGCTAACTTTACCTCTCAAGTGATCATCATGAATCACCCTGGCCAGATTGGAAATGGTTATGCCCCTGTTCTTGACTGCCACACCTCCCACATTGCTGTCAAGTTTGCTGAGCTTGTTACCAAGATCGATAGGCGTTCTGGTAAGGAAATTGAGAAGGAGCCCAAATTCTTGAAGAATGGTGATGCTGGTATCATTAAGATGATTCCCACCAAGCCCATGGTTGCTGAGACTTTCTCTGAATATCCTCCACTCGGCCGTTTTGCTGTCAGAGACATGCGTCAAACTGTGGCTGTTGGAGTCATCAAGGCTGTGGAGAAGAAGGAACCCAGCGGAGGACCCAAGCCCAAGAAGAAGTGA